Proteins encoded in a region of the Isosphaeraceae bacterium EP7 genome:
- a CDS encoding neutral/alkaline non-lysosomal ceramidase N-terminal domain-containing protein codes for MRRLRRAVVVGILMLVVGAPATLAFDDGKTPWKAGTATVKITPERPVTLLGYTTRKGPFEAVSDDLSARALALEDAQGRRAVIVAADLVALQSAIVTDAVTRRIAERTGLGRERLIFNASHTHTGPVVSLEPNLKLNVAHPDMTPEQAEVTIAYTRRLQDQLVELVERALADLKPAKLSWATGRTKVPTSRRLPKPEGVIMSPNPAAPVDDAVPVLRVDSPEGKPQAVVFGCSCHAVAAGFQNAISADYPGYARAVIEERHPGATTLFLAGCGGDANPEPRGTIEQARTHGEALGQEVCRVLEGTLATVDGPLQVAYSQVDLPLQQLSREQIEGYRDRPNFQAWQARHMLEVLDAGEKLPTQYTAPVAVWRFGKNLTLAALPGEPVAEYATLLRKALGSDGLWISGYNNDCFGYLPSAKVVAEGGHEAIGVTLWAWSRNLNSMVGFFEPRVQDVVVDAVRRLAKEAGDGTGVK; via the coding sequence ATGCGAAGACTCCGTCGAGCGGTTGTGGTCGGGATTTTGATGCTGGTCGTCGGTGCTCCGGCGACTCTGGCTTTCGACGACGGGAAAACGCCCTGGAAGGCCGGGACGGCCACGGTCAAGATCACGCCCGAGCGGCCAGTGACCTTGCTCGGCTACACCACCCGCAAGGGGCCGTTTGAAGCGGTATCCGACGATCTGTCGGCCCGCGCGTTGGCTCTGGAGGATGCACAGGGCCGCCGCGCGGTGATCGTCGCGGCAGACCTGGTTGCGTTACAGTCCGCCATCGTCACCGACGCCGTGACGCGCCGGATCGCCGAGCGGACGGGCCTGGGCCGCGAACGGCTGATCTTCAACGCCTCGCACACCCACACCGGGCCGGTCGTCAGCCTGGAACCGAACCTGAAGCTCAACGTCGCCCACCCGGACATGACGCCCGAGCAGGCCGAGGTGACGATCGCCTACACCCGCCGGCTGCAGGACCAACTCGTCGAGTTGGTGGAACGTGCCCTGGCCGACTTGAAGCCGGCAAAGCTCTCCTGGGCGACCGGCCGCACGAAGGTCCCCACGAGTCGGCGACTCCCCAAGCCGGAAGGGGTCATCATGTCGCCGAACCCGGCCGCCCCGGTTGACGACGCGGTCCCAGTCCTGCGGGTCGACTCGCCGGAAGGGAAGCCCCAGGCCGTGGTCTTCGGCTGCTCCTGCCATGCCGTGGCCGCCGGTTTCCAGAACGCCATCAGTGCCGATTACCCCGGCTACGCCAGAGCCGTCATCGAGGAGCGTCACCCCGGCGCGACGACCCTGTTCCTGGCCGGGTGCGGCGGCGATGCCAACCCGGAGCCTCGCGGCACGATCGAACAGGCCAGGACGCACGGCGAGGCGCTGGGCCAAGAGGTTTGCCGGGTACTCGAAGGGACGCTCGCTACCGTCGACGGGCCACTTCAGGTCGCTTATTCGCAGGTGGACCTGCCTCTCCAGCAACTGTCCCGCGAACAGATCGAGGGCTACCGGGATCGCCCGAACTTCCAGGCGTGGCAGGCCCGGCACATGCTCGAAGTGCTGGACGCGGGCGAAAAGCTGCCGACTCAATACACGGCGCCGGTGGCGGTCTGGCGGTTCGGCAAGAACCTGACGCTGGCGGCGTTGCCGGGCGAGCCGGTCGCCGAGTACGCGACGCTGCTCCGCAAGGCACTCGGTTCGGACGGGCTCTGGATCTCTGGCTACAACAACGACTGCTTCGGCTATTTGCCCTCCGCAAAGGTGGTCGCCGAAGGAGGCCACGAGGCGATCGGCGTGACGCTCTGGGCGTGGAGTCGGAACCTGAACTCCATGGTCGGCTTCTTCGAGCCTCGCGTTCAGGATGTGGTTGTTGACGCAGTGCGTCGACTGGCGAAGGAGGCTGGAGACGGGACTGGCGTGAAGTAA
- a CDS encoding ABC transporter permease subunit has translation MAIRVGLGPVFAFEWLMTARRWQAYAMRSVIVLVLLTAMSLVWIDSPSGEMSFQQQADIGKAFYGSTALLLLGLISLAAPAAAAGSICQDKASGNLTLLFATDLSDAEIVLGKLASRLVPVLGLILCAAPVLSIATLFGGIDPVGLVGALLVVLSCAIFGCTLALTLSVWGRKTHEVLLATYAFGVLYLLSVPLMLGFWGGRNPPWWPSWLPTLMELMNYHPIFLVLSVFNRTPPGMRPITQWTHARFLGLGLSVSAGLAGIATWQIRRVVIRQLGQVERASRRLIDPEPGNLRRFYRRLVPMPSLDRNPVLWLECRRKRPSRWALAVWGIYILLCGGFGLYSISLIIDGQLWGREFGSVVNALQTAGGLLMLSVSAATSLAEERQRGSLDVLMATPLSTRSIVWGKWWGTFRTVSGLLILPTMLTFALSFGSGHFWGVAPVVALILAYAAAITSLGLALATWMPRLSQAVGTTVGLYTMMCLGWIPLTVVLIIPLAHFIFGGNVGGIVNGVQAGSPLMGVGLYSSLLAGHRPAYELGAQTAWMVFWILAYSGIALALLLATMKTFNRCLGRVNDPSPGDRSSSVLQSEAVGSFG, from the coding sequence ATGGCGATTCGCGTCGGGCTGGGGCCGGTCTTTGCCTTCGAATGGCTGATGACTGCGCGGCGGTGGCAAGCCTATGCAATGCGGTCGGTGATTGTGCTGGTCTTGCTCACGGCGATGTCGTTGGTATGGATCGATTCGCCGTCGGGCGAGATGTCTTTCCAGCAGCAGGCGGACATCGGCAAGGCGTTCTACGGCTCGACGGCCTTGCTCCTGCTCGGGCTGATCAGCCTGGCGGCCCCGGCGGCCGCGGCCGGTTCGATCTGCCAGGACAAGGCGAGTGGGAACCTCACGCTGCTCTTCGCCACGGATCTATCCGACGCGGAGATCGTGCTGGGCAAGCTGGCATCGAGGCTGGTGCCGGTGCTGGGGTTGATCCTCTGCGCCGCACCTGTGTTGTCGATCGCCACACTCTTCGGCGGCATCGACCCGGTCGGACTGGTGGGTGCCCTGCTGGTGGTGCTTTCCTGCGCCATCTTCGGCTGCACCCTGGCCTTGACGCTCTCGGTCTGGGGGCGGAAGACGCACGAGGTGCTGCTGGCGACCTACGCCTTCGGCGTCCTCTATCTGCTGTCGGTTCCGCTCATGCTGGGATTCTGGGGTGGGCGGAACCCGCCGTGGTGGCCGTCGTGGCTCCCGACGCTCATGGAACTGATGAACTATCATCCGATCTTCCTGGTGCTCTCGGTGTTCAACCGGACGCCGCCCGGCATGCGACCGATCACGCAGTGGACGCATGCTAGGTTCCTGGGGCTTGGACTTTCGGTCTCGGCAGGCCTGGCCGGGATCGCGACCTGGCAGATCCGGAGGGTCGTCATCCGCCAGCTTGGACAGGTCGAGCGCGCATCGAGACGGTTGATCGACCCCGAACCAGGCAACCTTCGTCGGTTCTATCGCCGGCTCGTACCCATGCCGTCGCTGGACCGCAATCCGGTGCTGTGGCTCGAGTGCCGGAGGAAGCGGCCGTCACGCTGGGCGCTGGCGGTGTGGGGGATCTATATCCTGCTCTGCGGAGGCTTCGGCTTGTATTCCATCAGCCTCATCATTGACGGCCAATTGTGGGGTCGCGAGTTCGGCTCCGTGGTTAATGCCCTTCAGACCGCGGGCGGGCTGCTGATGCTCAGCGTCTCGGCCGCGACGAGCCTGGCCGAGGAGCGGCAGCGGGGCAGCCTCGACGTGCTGATGGCCACGCCGCTCTCCACCCGGTCGATCGTCTGGGGCAAGTGGTGGGGCACCTTCCGGACGGTGTCGGGGCTGCTGATCCTGCCGACGATGCTGACATTCGCGCTCAGCTTCGGATCCGGGCATTTCTGGGGCGTGGCACCTGTGGTCGCCCTAATCCTCGCCTATGCTGCGGCGATCACCAGCCTGGGCCTGGCCCTGGCGACCTGGATGCCGCGGCTGAGCCAGGCGGTGGGGACGACGGTTGGGCTCTATACGATGATGTGCCTCGGCTGGATCCCGCTGACCGTTGTCCTCATCATCCCACTGGCCCATTTCATCTTCGGAGGGAACGTCGGGGGCATCGTCAATGGCGTTCAGGCAGGGAGTCCGCTGATGGGCGTCGGCCTCTACAGCTCGCTGCTGGCTGGTCATAGGCCCGCTTACGAGTTGGGGGCCCAGACCGCCTGGATGGTCTTCTGGATCCTCGCCTATAGCGGCATCGCGCTCGCCTTGCTGCTTGCCACGATGAAGACATTCAACCGCTGCCTGGGGCGTGTCAATGATCCTTCGCCCGGCGATCGCTCTTCCTCAGTTCTTCAGAGCGAAGCGGTGGGGTCATTCGGTTGA